In Terriglobales bacterium, the genomic stretch CTCAGCCGGGAGGCCTTGATCGCGGGGAGCATGCCGCTGACGATGCCCACCACGATCAGGATCGAGGTGGCCACCAGCAGGTTCGAGGGATCGATGATGAGCCGGATGTCCCCCGCCTCGGCGTTCTTCGCCAGCGCGCTGTAAAGCGTCAGCCGGCCGACCGACAGCGAGACGATGTAGGCCAGCACGATCCCCAGCACGCCGCCCGCAAAGCTGATGGCCAACGCTTCGGCCAGGAACTGGAAGAGGATCGACCGCTTGCGCGCCCCCAGCGCCTTCAGGGTCCCGATCTCCCGGGTGCGCTGCTGCACCGAGACCAGCATGATGTTCATCAGTCCTACGCCACCGATGCCTAGGGTCAGCGTGCCGATGAACCCCAGCAGCACTTTCAGTCCCATGGTGATGACATGGAACTGGTGCAGTTGCTTCATGGAATTGAACAGAAAGACGGCCCGGCGGTCCTCCGGATTGTACTGGTGCAGCGAGGCCAGGGTCTGGCGCACCATCTTCTCGGTCTTCTCCCAATCCATGGCTTCGTAGTCCAGCCAGATGCTGTCGATGTACTGGCTGTTCTTCAGGTCGCCGGCGGTGTGAAACGGGATATAGATGATGCGGTTGATGTTGTCATCGCCCTCCTGCATCTTGGGCTCCAGCACTCCGATGACCTGGAAGCTGATGCCGTCGATGCGGATGGTCTCGCTCACG encodes the following:
- a CDS encoding ABC transporter permease, yielding MLSDLLHEAYGAMQHDRRRATLTMCGMAWGIATVILLLAYGSGFGTAIQHIFESFGAKVIGIFPGRTSMQVGGAKAGTQIRLKVEDVERLQETVPTIRHVTPELWKDSTVQADNRSYQLQVIGNNSSAQNIRVLKVDTGRFFNEEDNVQRARVAVLGSEAKTKLFSGRFAVSETIRIDGISFQVIGVLEPKMQEGDDNINRIIYIPFHTAGDLKNSQYIDSIWLDYEAMDWEKTEKMVRQTLASLHQYNPEDRRAVFLFNSMKQLHQFHVITMGLKVLLGFIGTLTLGIGGVGLMNIMLVSVQQRTREIGTLKALGARKRSILFQFLAEALAISFAGGVLGIVLAYIVSLSVGRLTLYSALAKNAEAGDIRLIIDPSNLLVATSILIVVGIVSGMLPAIKASRLSPIEALRYE